Proteins encoded within one genomic window of Thunnus maccoyii chromosome 22, fThuMac1.1, whole genome shotgun sequence:
- the LOC121889898 gene encoding C-type mannose receptor 2-like — MDYGLIISVLTGALVSVASGQSRQYYFVNTSLNWTEAQSFCRQVYTDLATIENTADVSAVNSIASNDTGKAWIGLYDDLVNSWRWSLSNSSFYGEGETEFRNWNTNQPNGLNGKDHCVDIFESSGKWRDRPCSETKFFVCYNGIVNGTPSFVMVTTSLNWTEAQRFCRENYVDLASIRNQTENDIITNLTGGITVWIGLYREKLWSDGSTSLFRHWASSQPNLAAQECVTTSFSDSGQWSDDYCASSFPFICYKTSNAS, encoded by the exons ATGGATTATGGACTGATCATCAGTGTGCTCACAG GAGCATTAGTCAGTGTTGCCTCTGGTCAGTCTCGTCAGTACTACTTTGTGAACACATCACTGAACTGGACTGAAGCACAGAGCTTCTGCAGACAGGTCTACACTGACCTGGCCACCATAGAAAACACAGCTGACGTCAGTGCTGTTAACAGCATCGCATCAAACGACACAG GCAAGGCTTGGATCGGTCTCTATGATGACTTGGTGAACAGCTGGAGATGGTCCCTGAGTAACAGCAGCTTCTACGGTGAAGGAGAGACAGAGTTTAGAAACTGGAATACTAATCAACCCAATGGTCTTAATGGGAAAGACCACTGTGTGGACATTTTTGAGTCCTCTGGCAAATGGCGAGACAGGCCATGCAGCGAGACAAAATTCTTTGTGTGCTACAACG GTATAGTAAATGGCACTCCATCCTTTGTTATGGTCACCACAAGTTTAAATTGGACCGAAGCTCAGAGATTCTGCAGGGAGAATTATGTGGATCTAGCCAG TATAAGAAACcagacagaaaatgacatcatcacaaacCTGACGGGTGGGATCACTGTGTGGATTGGTCTTTACCGGGAAAAATTGTGGTCTGATGGGAGCACCTCTCTGTTTCGACATTGGGCCAGCTCGCAGCCCAACTTAGCCGCACAGGAGTGTGTCACCACATCGTTTAGCGACTCAGGACAGTGGTCAGATGATTACTGTGCCTCCAGTTTTCCATTCATCTGTTACAAAACAAGTAATGCATCTTGA
- the btr33 gene encoding E3 ubiquitin-protein ligase TRIM39, with protein sequence MASSSTLLSEMQFQCCICQDVFSEPVSIPCGHSFCFTCITSYWDHSLSISCPKCQTVFEGRPELCENSFAKEMSEQIRARKQNGTTSVPVKSIHCDVCVGKQTKALKSCLVCLTSYCESHLEPHLRVATLKIHKLIEPVALLENRMCKKHQRLLELFCRSDQRYVCVLCTETDHRCHDIVPVERESQQRKAQMKRTEAHVQQMIQERLQKVEEIEHSVELSKENSKRDIMESMKIFSALFRSLERTQAELVETIQRKQAAAEQRAERLITELQLEITELERRRSEMEQLSHTDDHLHLLQRFPALSSPSTTKACSDIIVHSDTCLGTARRALANIEQQLQSALKKLSMQEQEKMQQYAVDVHLDPRTANTWLVLSDGGRKVWDGDVEQNLVDLPERFDTAPCVLATRGFTTGRHYWEVDVGDKTAWDLGVARESVNRKGLVTLSPEDGYWTICLRKGSEYRACAGQAELLCLSQGPQVIGVFLDYEDGTVSFYNAEDKSHIYSFPQFQFTEAMFPFFNPEMSDSGRNTSPLIIRPVSGGDLDDITI encoded by the exons ATGGCTTCTTCCAGCACTCTCTTGTCAGAGATGCAGTTTCAGTGTTGCATCTGTCAGGATGTTTTTTCTGAGCCGGTCTCAATCCCCTGTGGTCACAGCTTCTGCTTCACCTGCATCACATCATACTGGGACCACAGCCTTTCCATCAGCTGTCCAAAATGTCAGACGGTCTTCGAGGGCCGCCCAGAGCTTTGTGAAAACTCTTTTGCCAAGGAGATGTCTGAGCAGATCCGAGCAAGAAAGCAAAACGGCACGACATCAGTGCCAGTAAAATCTATAcattgtgatgtgtgtgttgggaaGCAAACAAAAGCCCTGAAGTCCTGCCTTGTGTGTCTGACTTCGTACTGTGAGAGTCACCTGGAGCCTCACCTGAGAGTTGCAACCTTGAAGATTCACAAACTGATAGAACCTGTGGCCTTGCTGGAGAACCGGATGTGTAAAAAGCACCAACGGCTCCTGGAGCTGTTCTGCAGGAGTGACCagaggtatgtgtgtgtcttgtgcACCGAGACCGACCACCGCTGTCACGACATCGTCCCAGTAGAGCGAGAGAGTCAACAGAGGAAG GCTCAGATGAAAAGGACCGAGGCTCACGTTCAGCAGATGATCCAGGAAAGACTGCAGAAAGTGGAGGAAATTGAACATTCTGTGGAGCTCAGCAAA GAGAACTCAAAGAGAGACATAATGGAAAGCATGAAGATCTTCTCCGCTCTGTTTCGTTCCCTGGAGAGAACTCAGGCTGAGCTTGTGGAGACGATCCAGAGGAagcaggcagcagcagagcagagagcgGAGAGGCTCatcacagagctgcagctgGAAATCACTGAgctggagaggagaagaagtgAGATGGAGCAGCTTTCTCACACTGACGACCACCTCCATCTTCTGCAG AGGTTTCCAGCCCTGAGTTCTCCTTCAACCACTAAGGCCTGCTCTGACATCATCGTCCATTCAGACACGTGTTTGGGAACTGCAAGGAGAGCACTGGCCAACATTGAGCAGCAGCTGCAATCAGCATTGAAAAAGCTTTCCATGCAAG AGCAAGAAAAGATGCAGCAATATGCAG TTGATGTTCATCTGGACCCCAGGACAGCCAACACATGGCTAGTCCTGTCTGATGGTGGGAGAAAAGTCTGGGATGGAGATGTTGAACAGAACCTGGTGGACCTGCCTGAACGTTTTGACACGGCACCATGTGTGCTGGCCACCAGG GGTTTCACCACAGGGAGGCACTACTGGGAGGTGGACGTGGGAGACAAGACAGCGTGGGACCTGGGTGTGGCCAGAGAGTCAGTCAACAGGAAGGGTTTGGTCACACTGAGCCCAGAGGACGGTTATTGGACTATTTGTTTGAGGAAGGGCAGTGAGTACCGGGCATGTGCGGGACAGGCAGAGCTGCTGTGTCTCTCTCAGGGGCCACAAGTTATTGGGGTGTTTTTGGATTATGAAGACGGGACAGTGTCCTTCTACAATGCAGAAGACAAATCACACATCTATTCCTTCCCACAGTTCCAATTCACTGAGGCcatgtttcccttttttaacCCAGAAATGAGCGACAGTGGCAGGAACACATCACCACTCATCATCCGCCCTGTCAGTGGAGGTGATTTAGATGATATTACAATATGA